In Nicotiana tabacum cultivar K326 chromosome 10, ASM71507v2, whole genome shotgun sequence, the DNA window CGGCCCAAGACCAAGTCATTAAAGCCCAGCCCAACCACTCAACTATCTCCCCCAAATAATTTGGACAACTCACATATTCAAAAAGCCCACCTTTTGGTATCTTATATCCACCCCCTTCACTCTTCAGGCCCACTAACACTTTATCAGCCCAAACGTTTAACGTCATACCGGCGGCGAAAACCACCATCCCGCTGGCAAACCGTAGCCCAAACCACTCATCGGAATTAAAGTCAGCATAATGAGAAACCCATCTAGCTTGTACATAAGCATTCAAGAGATTAAACACAAAAGCCATCATCGCAATACTCACCGGAAAACCACTTTCCGGCGGAGGATTCTTGATTTTCCGGCGAGCAATTCTTGATTTTCCGGCGAGCTTAATTGGGTAAATGATGGTGCGATTGATGTAATGAAAAAGGTAAGGCGAAATGAGGATAAAGGATAATGGGTTGTTATGATTTTGCCCAAAGGGAAAGAGGAGAAGCGTGAGCCAAAGTGTTGGACTCTCCATTAAAAACCACGCTAACGGTGGTGAAATGGTGGGACCCCAACCGGAGCGGTGGTGTTTTCCATAAGGGGCGGTGAGGAATTGCAAGGCTAGGAAGGTGGGTGGGGCGATGAAGAAGAGAGAGAGGAGACTGTAGTGATAGAGATTTTGATCTGTAAACATGGTGGATGTAATTGTAATCTGCTTAGGCTTTTCGAATTGAATTTGTAGCAAATTTGATTTCTCTGTCCAAAAGTTGCTTTATAGAGATGGTTTATTTAAAGCAAATTTAATGATTACTTACTATCTTTGCTGTTGGCATTGGGTACAcaaactctcttttttttttaattcagatttttttttctaaGCAATATTTTAAGGTCAAAACATTAGGATAAATATAGTATCAAATTATTATCCATATTCCATGTAACAACTAATTCTAAGTTTCTTTTACAATTTTATAAATCACTAACAAAATTAAAAAGATTCCAAATgaatattagacttaaaataagTGTACTAGTATAAGATTGTGATAATTTTTTATAGCTTTACCTTCTAGGTTGCAGTGATTTGGTGACCTGATGACAGGAAAACCGGCAATCGAAGTCCTTTTCCGCCGCCTGTTATTATAACAGTTCTAAGGTAGCAAAATTTCTCATAAGGTTAATTCAAACCATTATTGATCTATGACAATCCTCCTCATTTATCCGAATCGAAAAAAAGACAATATGAAATGTGATATGTAGACTAGTTTAATActcttctttttccatttcaaGTCAAATAGTTCAACTGAATATTGTACAAGCGCCTTAAAATGGCCTCAACACATACAATTAAAAAAATTCGACaaatggaagaagaaaaaatacaaaatagaaagcaACTAATTGATCATGTTAATCTATCtatttatatctatctatattattataaaaatacatataatttatgctaaatattaaacgactaaaatatccaataaatattgatcgacttttatgccCTTACATATTTACATAATTTAAGGATCTAATTATAAATTACCTAATGATGGAATTCTTTTTCGATTTAAACTACATATACACCAACCCTACAAAGTTGATTCTACCTGGATTAAAAAGGCTTGtccataattttcttttaaaaagaattattattcctaattacaaaaaaatatataactagGAGAATAGGAGATTTATGTAGCATATTGTAAAGTCAATACAAGATTCTTCCTCACAATGTGTTGTATTTGAAAAAGGAAGAGTCTACATGCTTAATTTCCCTTCAGTGcggtgtgagcacatgatttttgccatatatgaaatactcctataaaatccaagaaaatagattttttcttaattatttgccatttttaggaattttgtagattttttattaattatttgcatttttcttgcatgtttaatttttatttaaatcataaaaaataccaaaaaaatatcgcgcattgcatttaggatttatttttacatttttagaagtAATCAGTAATTATTCGTtgtataaaaatttgaaaatcacaaaaaataactcattattacatttttttgtcttttaattttagtttattgattttcctcttttaatttagatttaagggatgttcacaatttttataattagttgATTAGTTTAATTTCGCATTtttagataatttaggatttttaatttaaaaaaaaaaagagaaaaaggaattAGGAAAAGAATTGAAAGGAAAAGGATTATATGTCTTGAAAAATTGGGctaacttcatatacaattttggccCAAATTGTTTCCCTTTAAATTAATTCCCCCAGCCCAAAAAACCGGACCAAACTCGTTTGTTTTGACCCGCTCggctcccctactatataaagactTTATAATTTTTTCCCAATCCAACCCTAGATTTAAAATAACACCGAAGCGGCGCACCCCCTTTTACTGTTCATCTTTTTCACTGAGCTTGCCCTCAACTCGCCTGGAGCTCACCCGAGTTCACTCATTGGTCCCCTCCTCTCCACGTCACCTCTATTTCCTAACGGATTTGTCATAGAGGAGTACGATTATTCCCTCAGAACCGCGGATTTTTGTACAAAAAGGACGATTTGTTGGACGAATAGGAGTCGTGGATAGATATGAATCAATCTACACCCTtcatttgtcccaaaaattgttcAAGAATTTAAAGGATTTTTCGAATTTGGGcagatttttggagatttttgaaagCTATATATATAAGGTAAGTTCTATGtgctagaaaaaaaaaattatagagaaaaaaatcagagaaaaattttcagaaaaaagTTAGCCGAGTAAAATTTCTAAGGTTGAAGTCGTCACTTCTCTTGAAGATTTTTCTCAgtctgtttcttttttttttcccagAAAAGAtacaaaaagcaaaaagaaaacaaatggcTTGAGTTCAGCTTTCATTCGAGTtttttttaagagaaaaaaaaaaggctaCTGAAACAGATATCCTTTTAGCCTTGGTTCTTTTCTTGATTTCTGGTTCTAAAAGGAAGCTTTGGATTAAATTCCAAGTTGAAGTTTGTGGCTGGGATTCTGAATTTCTAGGCTCTATTGATTCTGTCCGAGTAGGTCTTTCGCAATTTTAATTTGGCTATAGTTTCTGCTCAACTTTGTTGTCACATTTCTTTGTATTCGACTCCAGAATTAATTGAAACATTTCGCATTCAGGTTaacctcctatcttcttctttctctactaTTATTCATGTTGAATTGAAGCCTTGGAAGAATCATTAAGAGATGAGTTTAAACCTAAGTAATagcagatttttttttatttcctccCCTGTTTACTTTATGTCATAATACATGATGCCCTTTTCTTTATGTTTGTCTGATGGGTTCGTGCATGGTTTGAGTGATTTGGAGGTGTTCTCTCTATTAGTTTGTGTAAACAAATGATGCCTACCATTGAGATCTGCAAATGTAATCGCtatgttttcatttttttggaaaaaaaactgTCTTGTGACGAGCTTAGATTGGGTTAACACTTCAATTCCTCTAATTAATGTCCATACAACACTTCATGCTGATTAAATTTCTGGAATTCAAAAGATGATTTCTTGGGTAGTACGAGTTAAATTCTTGGTCAGCCCTGTTGTGGCCTTTCTAAGCGGAAAAAATGGATTTACTATGTTTGCTCAGAATTAATGCATTACCACTGTGATTTTCTGATTAATTAAGGGTGTCTTGAATTGGATCTTCATCTATTTATATGAGTTGAATATGTCTGCCCATTTCTTTAAGGCCGAGACTTAATTTCGTTTGAATTAGTTGAGTGTCATTCTTTTAGAATGAAGTTCTATGGCATGTTAACCTTCAGCTGAGTGTCTGCCACATTTCGTTGCTAAAAATGAGTTCTATTGGTGAATTTGTAGATTTCAAAATAATGTCCATAAGAACATGAATTTAAGATTTTGTTAAGTGGTCATCTTGTGTAAATCAACAGTGTCAAATGTGTTCCACATAAAAGGTCACAGTCTCACATTTGATTTCTCATGTTGCAGTATGAGTTAAAGTTTACGGTGATAACCTTTTTTCATGTGCAATTTTAAAATTCTCGTCGTATGTAAATTATGTGTCTATCCTCTGTTTGTTGTTCTTGTCTCCCATATTAATTAAGTCCCTATTGCTATTAAATTGTTTCAAGAATATACATATATGATCATTCTAGGCCATCAGCTTTATTTTACTACTAATTCACAACATGTGCTTTGGTGAAGCTCAATTCCATGGCCTGTCAAGTTCAACTTTTTTTGTCCTTTATTGCTAAGGCCTTTGATTTTTTCTATTAAACTGTGTGAGTGCAATTTTCATGCTCAATTCCTGAATAGTCAAAATACCTCTCCATGCTACGTTGCACGTCTATTTTTGTCTTTAGACCAAATGCTGGAAATGTTCATCTCATGAGTCCCTGTTGAGAAGCTTAGAAAATAATTCATGAACATTCATAGCTTTCTTTAAGTGCgcatttaaaattattataactACGGGGTATGACTCCCGTGATGTGGTTGTGATAATTAGTTTTAAATAGTTTAAAAATAAGAATATCTTTAGTTTGGCCTTTAAAATATATAAAccttttcttaaaataatttgaggtgtgcTATGCTTTAAATCTATAACACTTGGCCCTCACAAATTTAGATCAAGAACTATTTCTTCTTAAAATAATTTGGGGCGTGCCATATACGAATAAAATCCTTTAATTTATGACCctcatataaacaaataaaaatattagTATAAAAATTGCCTTGaactttcgtagtttgctttaggcccgatttagattagtattgcgattatatatacgttcgcgcaatataattgcaaattaaattcttaaaagactcgagggatgcgttcgcacaacttcaaccaaattttcttaataaatcaacaaaagcattattaattatggacacattcgcgtgacatgattttgatgcgccaaaagaaaagagtatacgtatgcgtaattcaattctttaattacgaataattcaagtgatttaaaaggggtaaagagataaatgcacataggtcctaaaaatgagtagttaaacaatttaagccaagtataaattgctaagcgaccgtactagaaccacggaacccgggaatacctaacaccctcttccgggttaacagaattccttaattagaatttctagttcgcagactttgaaaaggaaagtcgaaatttcctcgatttgggatttaaaataaactggtgacttgggacaccaaataaaatatttcaagtggcgactctgaaataaattaaataatctcatatcaaaaaatgtcactttaattggaaaaaatctcTTATAtcaccttcgggtgtgtaaaaaggaggtatgacagctctggcgactcagATGGGGATAAGAaccccagaacttctggttcagggttcaagaattcgagattgttaatgtgatttttatttggctttattgttgATATAACTATATTTTGTggacttaatgtgctaattgtcatttactgctttgatattacttgaactgtatttaaatgtcttcttatgccacccatctgagtcttctgaaaatggtgcacacgttcgcgtggcccactttttctgtagaaattataccaaataagaTGGGGTTGGGCAAGCAACAAGGCCGGGCaaactttcgtgctcccggtacgttgcccctcCTCGACCCCAGATGTCCGCTCGGGTAACCCAAGTCTAGACCTCAAACCccaggttttaaacttagaataacgcaacctcatgtcggatccctagtaggaacgattatttgcatcacgtgcatttgaccttggggactcaacacaggagttgagtccgtctaggacatgtgtacccaaaataaagaccatcttgatgtatcctacgtgctatgtgaatatttatttgtttcggcttgcatgtttaaagagaaaaaccaagagtaAGGTAGGATAGAGAATTTACTCGATTTCTAAATCCCAGTATTtgaaaatatcccgaaactctgtcgaatttttgaaaaaaaggaagaaaaaaaagaaaatgtttttcaaaagagtgagtcaaatatcatgtttttatgtcaaaattaaccgaactacgcaggtccgATTCTCACCGAatatgggatacgtaggcaacccacataaggttcggccttattttttttacaaataataaaataaaggtgTTTCAGGGCTTTGGTCAAAATAATAAGTCGACCCAGCTTCGGTTGTATTTTAAGTCGTTTCTTACCGGAATAGCCTTAGATTACATTCcaattgtcgaaaggctattttcgggaGGAACAAGCAAGCCTATTTAAAAGGTGTCTTTTCCAATTAAATACTTACCCCGAGGCCTCAAAATTCGTTTGGAATTgtgaaggggccacatttgcaaaaaacgATCATTTTTGCTAACATAGCAATAAAAGGGGTCCTTAACTGTTGATTTTCTTCAGAAAAACTTGTTTTGCAAAAAGAATTCACAAGAGTCAACCCTAAACTTAACCCTCCGCAGGTATAAATGAATACTGTCCAGGACTCATCGCAATCTGTCATAGAATGGGCTCGGTTGCAGCTTCGCaggtggtgggatgatttagatGAAGATGACCGATAATGGGTGAAAGAACAATTGGGTTCCCTAGTAGACATCATGCACATCAAACCCTGGAATGATTTAATTAAAGCTTTGGTAACCTTTTGGGATCCCGTTCAAAATGTGTTTCATTTCTCGAATTTTGAGCTCATACCCACTCTCGAAGAAATAGCCGGGTATATTGATTTCGACCAAGAGTTAAGAAAGCAGCAACTCATATTCCCCAGGGCTCCCTCGGTGCACAAATTCTTCGATCTTCTGAATATTAGCAAACAAATGAACAAGGCCCACGCGAGCAAAGGGTGTTGCTCTTTCTACTTCCTGTATTTCAGGTTCGGGCACTCAGCCGGGTTTGAAACACATGAAAAGGGGTTGAgtaacaaacaagacaagagcataTGGCAAATTCATCGTCGATTTGCCTTCATCGTGGCAACTTTAGAGGTCATGGTCTTTCCAAATGCGGAGGGCACAATAGACATTCGTATGGCCAGAATCGCACAGGTCCTTGTCGACAAAAAAGATCACACACTTGTCCCATTAGTACTGGCGGACATTTACCGGGCTTTAACCCTATGCAAATTTGGGGCTCAATTTTTCGAAGGttgcaatgttcttcttcaaatgtggatgatcgaacaccttcGCCGTCATcctaagttcatgagatatgctTCGGACGGGAACAATTTCATCAAAAAGTATGAGGAAAGGGTGGAAGACTACAAACCGCCAGAATGGTTTGAAGCCTGGGTTTCCtatttgagaaaattgagagcaaatcaaattgaatggaccatATGATAGCTCCCGGTAATAGAAGTCATATACATGACCGCTTCAAAGGGCTACTTGATGATAATGTGAGTGAGAAGCATACAACCATATGCGCCACAACGAGTTCTAAGACAACTGGGAAGATATCAAGTGATACCCGAAGAGGCAGATCTAAGCACCCAAGTCAttgaattacacccagaagcaacGATACCCAAGGCTTTAGTTCAAAGGGACTGGAATTGTTGTCGGTATCTAAAAAGTGACACCCAGTTACCAGACCCGGTTAAGGGAGAAGTTGATCCCAATTATATTGCTTGGTTTGAAAGGAGCTTCTATGCGAACAATGAGCCGAAGCTCGAGCCCAAACCCAAGAGGCCTGCCAAAAGGCcccatgttcaagcctttgatgacaaaatTCAGGAAAGGTTAGCCTgggtgaaaaggaaaagaaatatcgAGCCACCATTCACGCTTTGCGAGAAAAGatgagaaatgtcaccttcaacaatgatttatAGGCACAAGAGGCCGAGGGTGAGAGGAAAATATTGgttcaagaaaatgaagctctcaGAGCCTAGGTTCGACAGCTGAGAATAGCAGCCGAGAATCCGGGCAgaagcaggaaagatgaaaggctcatttacAACCTTACCTAAAAGGTGcgtgactatgaagatgacctgcagaaaGCTGAGTCTGAGCTAGCAAAAGTACAAACAAAGTTGACTACAAATGCCGAGGGGCGTGCAACTTTCGTTCAACAGATGaaaaaaagatatgaaagaggggtCACAGGTTGGGGAAAAGGAGATTAGCAACCTCGAAAGTAAACAATCCAAAAATTTTAAAGCCGAgagagaacattgttacgccttGATGGCACGGTTGGAAGGGGACCTACAGCACTTGCGAGAGTAGAATCACACTGCCACCCAGGTCTTAGAAGCTAGATCCCAACAGATTGGgtgtttgttgcaagaaaagggcatCATAAGAGAAAGGGTCAGAAGGATTGCTGACTACATCACAATGAAATGCAGTGCGTGTGAGGACATGACCAGATCCATGTTCTTCGCCACTATAATGATATTTATCTGTCAGATAAAGGAGGATCTCTATCGGCTCCAAGATGACATGGCACGTAGGCCCGCTACAAGACCAGTTGGTGTTCCTAGGACAAGGTTGGAGGCACTAATGTTTTCttgattgtattttctttttttttgagtctgtatttttattttaaaagtatgttTCGAGTCTGTTTTACATTCCTAGAAAAAGTATGTCCTGAGTCTATTTGAAGTCTTAAAATCCTAGAAAAATATGTTTCGAGTCTTTTGTAATTCAGTAAGGTTgtattaatgaaaatttgaaaaaaccaCAAAAGAATTGTGTTCAGTAAGGTTGTATCACGACGCATACTTTTCTAGGCAATCATCATCAGATCCGGTCAtgtttttgtaaataactcaaataacagaGGGATGTGGAAAGAAGGAACCAACaaaaaaacccaaaaagaaagaaaagagagccaaagaaaaatcaaaagaaaattggaaaaaaagagcaaggaaaagagaggaaagaaaagagcggaaaaggAGAATAGAAGCGCAAAAAGccaaagtgaaaaaaaaaactgGGGGAAAGTAAGCAAAACTGGGAAGAAACATGCAATTGtcgcaaaacatgtagaaacacatttaactgtataggtgcatcacaccccaacgtgcgattacctatgtgttatttgctttAAACTGGCCGGTTTGTTGTCTACTGTTAAGTCCATGTTCTatagtaaggtggttggttttgtggtaatctggcttcACATACATACTTCACGAGATTGAAAGTAAGCGTTGAAATGTCGTCGGAAATTCCTCTGCCAACAATTCCTATTGCGGATGATAGTCCGATCTCGGGCATCCCAACTTCAGAATCGGCAGCTGCCGAGGAAAACAGAATTTTGCGTCTCCGCGTAATGGAAATGTGGGATGCGTGGGCCAATGGAAGAGAACCACCTGTGATCCCTGGGTTTTCTGAGCTTTTTCCTAGGGCAAGTAGGACCTCCAACGTCCCAATCAATAACCCCAATACCCCACTAGGATATCCTACCATCTCGGCCCACTTtgttggaacaccttctgaggctcGCCCCCAGGTGTTGATGTCAGGTGCGGCCTCAAATATATTCACTGCGCCACCTTGCTCAACTACGACACAGCCTACACTGCCCAGGACTAGCTTTGACCCATTATCCTTCACCTTCCAAACACCATCCTTCCCACCAGAACCTACTCAATTTACTACCGTTGCTTACCCAAAGCCGCCCCGGTATAAGGTCACCGCAGGGCAAAAGAAAACTGCAAAAACCCTTGAGCAAGAGGAGATTGCCTGAAAGACGAGAAACATGGAGCAGAGTTTCAAAAACATACAGGGTATGAGTGGACAGAAAAGTGTATCCTATGCCGACTTGTGTATGTTCCCTCACATACATCTGCCATTGGGATTTAAAACCCCGAAGTTTGATAAATATGATGGGCACGAGGATCCCATCGCCcacctcaaaagatattgcaACTAGTTGCGGGGAGCGAGCGGAAAAGAAGAGCTCCTCATGGCCTACTTTGGAGAGAGTTTGGTCGACATTGCTtctgaatggtatatggaccaagataTATCCCGTTGGCATATCTAGGATGACCTGGCTCTATACtttgtcaggcagtttcagcACAATATCGACATTGCCCCTGACAGGAACTCATtgacaaatctaaagaagaaatccCCAAAAAGCTTCCGAGAATATGCTGTCAAGTGGCATGAGCAAGCCTCCAAGGTAAAGCCTCTCATGGACAAAATTGAAATGGTCACAATCTTCCTTTaggcccaagaggctgattattttCAATACATGATGTCTGCGATGGGTAAGCCGTTTGCTGAAGCCATCAAAATAggtgaaatggttgaaaatgggttgaaaacaggGCGAATCTTAAGCCAGTCTGctataagggcgacctcccaagcaATCCAAGGCGGGTCTAGAGGTGTGGCCAAccgaaagaagaaagaagaagcagCAATGGCCACTTCAAGTACATGAAGATCCCGTCCACCCCGACCTCTTTTCtctgaaagaaccccacaacattactacccccacCAGGATGTGGCCTACGATATGGCTCCTCAACCATACGCAGTGATGAACGCCCAACCCTACGTCAGACCACAACAACAACTTAATCAAAATAGAGCTCCATATCCCAGAAATCAACCTCCTTACCAAGCTCACTATAACTCCCGGCCTCTACAAAACAACTTCCATACCCGTGAACCACCTAAGAGGCCAAACTTCACACCTATCGGTGAATCCTATTCCAGCCTATTCCTCAAACTTGTTCAGATGGGTTTGTTGCAGCCTGTTCCCCAAACCAGGCAGAATCCAGCATCGCCCGCTTACAAAGCTGGTACTCGATGCGCCTACCATTTAGGGGCAGAAGGGCATGATACAGATAATTGTTGGACCCTGAAGAGGGTTGTGGAGAACCTTATAGAACAAAAGAGAATCGTGCTAAAGGACGAGGACGTTCCTAATATAACCaacaatccattgcctgctcacaaCAACGGGCCAATTATtaggatgatttgtgaagacaaagagatTGATCCAGCTCTAAAAGCCATCATTGTTATAGCTGATGTGGAAAAGAAGCCAAGGGCTATCACAAAACAAGACAAGGGATAGAAGAAAAGCAAAACCATCTCTCAGAAGACGAAAAAGAAAGtggaagttgaaactggggcagcaCCCTCCAAAGATGCCGTTCTCTATGTCCCTCACAGCTGCAAGAAAGAACAGATGTCACTAAGTACTCCTAGGAGGTTTGAGCTAAACAAGGGAGCTAAAATGTATGTGCCTAAGAGGACCTACGTGATGCGGGGGCCAACAATTCCACCAAGGCTGAGTGAGCCCGTGGTTGTTAACCGCGCACCACAAAGGCCCATGACGGATCCCAACGTTGTGCCATGGAACTATAACAAATCCGTAGTGACTTACAAAGGCAAAGAGATATCGGCAGAAGTTCAGGAAAATAGCCCGGTCGAGAAGTACTTCAATTTGGAAGAGGTGAATAATGCCACGAAAAAGCGTTTCCCACCTAAGAAGTCGGTGGGTGCTGAAGAAGCAGAGGCGttctttcaaaaaatgaaaatggtaGATTACGAGATAATCGACCAGCTTCGAAAGTCTCCTACTCAAGTCTCTCTGTTATCTCTGTTGATGAACTCCACTGAACATCAAAAGGTATTGATTAAAACTCTCAACGAAGCATATGTACCCATTGAAACCACTATAGAACAGTTGGAGAGGATGGCAGAGAGGTTTTTTGCAatcaaccaaatctccttcagcaagaatgatCTGCCCCCGGAGGGGGCCGcacacaacaaagcccttcacCCGACAGTCAAATGCGAAGGGTATTATATGAAAAAGGTCATGTTAGATGGTGGTTCTGGGGTAGATATTTGCCCACTCTCAACTCTGCAGTGTATGGAAATCGGAACTGAGAGAATTAGACCCAACAACATCTGTGTGCGTGCCTTTGATGGCATAAAGAGGGATACAATATGAGAGATTGATCTGATCCTGACTATCGGTCTGGTGGACTTCAAAGTGACCTTCCAGGTTTTGGACATGGATACTTCCtataatttcctcttgggaagGCCGTGGATTCACGCAGCAGGGGCTGTGacttctactctccaccagatggcGAAGTTCGAACATGAAGATTAGGAGATTGTAGTTCACGGGGAAGATGAGCAGTCGATTTATCAGGACCCGTCAGTCCCTTGTCTTGAAGCTAGAGAAGGAAGTGAACATATTGTCTATTAGGCTTTCGAGATTGTGGTCGCAGACcaatgtgaagaaggaaaccCTTGCCCTCAACCCTTTCTTTCAAATGCATCgattatggtggccaaagaaatgatcaggcatggttaCAAACCCGAGAAGGGGCTCGGGAAGTCATTGCAAGGGATCGTCGAACCTATCACTCTGGCTGCTAGTGAGAAGTTCTTTGGGGTAGGTTTCCAACCCACCTCAGCTGATGGAAAATGGGCCGATGAAAGAAAGAAcaatggttgggtcttgcctcagccgATTCCGTATCTTTATAGAACATTTGTCAAGCCTAAatacaatgaggaagaggaagatgaggccttcacggcCGAAGAAATCGAAGAAATCTGTGGGGCTATGAGGCAGATGCtgtatgaaacccacatgatcCAACTAGGtgaaggctcaagcaccgctAAGGTGCTATACATGGGACCCAGTGCCAGACTGCAAAATTAGAAGGCTACTCCCTTCCCAATCAGGCGGGAGTCCCAATAGACCAGTCCTGCCACTTTCTCTGCATCACGATTATTCCAGGagtaactcggatgttttctttagttttctgtctttaatttccaatgtaaaccttgttatcttcaaatttaatgaaatgaaatcaatatttcatcattcatctctctattctttctgattttgttactttttcttattttcttcttttcagttctaatatgtggctttaaataacatgacatgctagCAGACTTCATGCTCAGATCCAAACACAATGTCTAACtacgaaataatgaaccaagaaccggaatatgatgaagaagagacttttaaggaaataaatcaagaattggagcaatttgagaataaacctaagccgaacttaaatgatGCTGAGCCAATAAATTTGGGTAATTCAGAAGAGGTCCAAGAGatcatgataagcattcacacagatgaaagaactagggatactttggtccaacttttgtttgagttc includes these proteins:
- the LOC107822994 gene encoding steroid 5-alpha-reductase DET2; this encodes MFTDQNLYHYSLLSLFFIAPPTFLALQFLTAPYGKHHRSGWGPTISPPLAWFLMESPTLWLTLLLFPFGQNHNNPLSFILISPYLFHYINRTIIYPIKLAGKSRIARRKIKNPPPESGFPVSIAMMAFVFNLLNAYVQARWVSHYADFNSDEWFGLRFASGMVVFAAGMTLNVWADKVLVGLKSEGGGYKIPKGGLFEYVSCPNYLGEIVEWLGWALMTWSWAGLGFFLYTFANLVPRACANHEWYLQKFGEDYPRKRKAVIPFLC